In Gracilinanus agilis isolate LMUSP501 unplaced genomic scaffold, AgileGrace unplaced_scaffold57329, whole genome shotgun sequence, one DNA window encodes the following:
- the LOC123256247 gene encoding ARL14 effector protein-like — translation MSTNTEGQGDKAQATEEAAALQAAPGAAQAAAEEAAAGAGTGAGTGAAGAAVREGAPFQIRQMEEEQIQAVVQQLIALTVRKKGLQGEGEKAKGKEAAAEAFPGSLTPWRMDPLLPRQNEKEKKDKRKYDRQGRLLCNGVDLCDCLVAECPGCFYPCPKCSSRKCGVKCCCNRRWVYGKTENECGDLVSAFPFDYPD, via the coding sequence ATGAGCACCAACACGGAAGGCCAAGGTGACAAGGCCCAGGCCACAGAAGAGGCGGCAGCTCTCCAGGCAGCTCCTGGGGCAGCCCAGGCTGCTGCTGAGGAGGCTGCGGCTGGGGCTGGCACTGGGGCTGGCACTGGGGCTGCGGGGGCAGCCGTGAGGGAGGGGGCTCCTTTTCAGATCCGTCAGATGGAAGAAGAGCAGATCCAAGCAGTGGTCCAGCAGCTGATAGCCTTAACCGTGAGGAAGAAGGGCCTCCAGGGAGAGGGCGAGAAAGCCAAGGGCAAGGAGGCAGCGGCCGAGGCATTCCCGGGGAGCCTGACCCCCTGGAGAATGGACCCCCTGCTCCCCAGGCagaatgaaaaggagaagaaagacaaGAGGAAATACGACCGCCAAGGCCGGCTGCTTTGCAACGGCGTCGACCTGTGCGACTGCCTGGTGGCCGAGTGCCCGGGCTGCTTCTACCCGTGCCCCAAGTGCAGCTCCCGCAAATGTGGCGTCAAGTGTTGCTGCAACCGCCGCTGGGTGTACGGGAAGACCGAAAACGAGTGTGGCGACCTGGTCAGCGCCTTCCCCTTCGACTATCCCGACTGA